From a single Sorghum bicolor cultivar BTx623 chromosome 5, Sorghum_bicolor_NCBIv3, whole genome shotgun sequence genomic region:
- the LOC8066727 gene encoding 22 kDa alpha-zein 14 yields MAAKIFSILLLLALSVSATTAFIIPQCSLAPTNAISQLLPPVSVAAYEHPVVRAYRLQQALTASILQQPIAQLQQQSSAHLIVQTIAAQLQQQQFLQALNQLAIANPVAYLQQQLFPLNPLAATNAVAYLQQQQLQQFLPALNQLALAVPATYLQQQQLLPLNPFATTNSVAYLQQQQLQQLLPAFSQLALANPAAYFQQLLPFNQPAVANIAAYLQQQQPHLFNQFAVTNAAAYYQQQQRLTVNPLAVANPLAAAFLQQQQWLPFNQMSLVNPALSLQQPIFGGDIF; encoded by the coding sequence ATGGCTGCCAAGATATTTTCCATCCTTTTGCTCCTTGCTCTTTCAGTGAGCGCTACAACTGCGTTCATTATTCCGCAGTGCTCACTGGCTCCTACCAATGCTATTTCACAGTTACTCCCACCAGTTTCTGTTGCAGCGTACGAACACCCAGTTGTAAGGGCATATAGGCTACAACAGGCACTCACGGCGAGCATATTACAACAACCAATTGCTCAATTGCAACAACAATCCTCAGCTCATCTAATAGTACAGACCATTGCAGCGCAGCTGCAGCAACAACAGTTCCTACAAGCTCTTAATCAACTAGCTATAGCGAACCCTGTCGCCTACTTGCAACAACAGCTATTTCCTCTAAACCCATTGGCTGCAACGAATGCCGTTGCATACCTGCAGCAACAACAGCTGCAACAGTTCCTACCAGCACTCAATCAACTAGCACTAGCAGTCCCTGCCACATACTTGCAACAGCAACAGCTGCTTCCTCTAAACCCATTTGCTACAACGAACTCTGTTGCATACCTTCAACAACAACAGCTGCAACAGCTTTTGCCAGCATTCAGTCAACTAGCATTGGCAAACCCTGCCGCCTACTTCCAGCAACTACTTCCATTCAACCAACCCGCTGTGGCAAACATCGCTGCCtacctgcaacaacaacaaccgcATCTATTTAACCAGTTCGCTGTTACAAACGCTGCAGCCTACTACCAGCAACAGCAGCGCCTGACAGTTAACCCATTGGCAGTGGCTAACCCATTGGCTGCCGCCTtcctacaacaacaacaatggctgCCATTCAACCAGATGTCTTTGGTGAACCCTGCCTTGTCATTGCAGCAACCCATCTTTGGAGGTGACATCTTCTAA